Genomic segment of Dromiciops gliroides isolate mDroGli1 chromosome 3, mDroGli1.pri, whole genome shotgun sequence:
CCGCTGACCCGGCCTTGCGCTTTTTCCAGCAGCTCCAACGTTGTTGCCATGAGGAAGGTAGTGCAGCCGATCCGGCTCGAGGCCGGGCTCCGCCGCCTGAAGATTTCTCAAGCTGCTGATGATCTGAAACAATTTTGCCGTCAAAATGCTCCAAATGATCCCCAGCTGACTGGGGTATCCTCCAGTACCAATCCTTTCCGGCCCCAAAAAGTCTGTTCATTCCTGTAGCGAGATGATCTTAAACTACTTGAGAAGGATCTT
This window contains:
- the LOC122746153 gene encoding guanine nucleotide-binding protein G(I)/G(S)/G(O) subunit gamma-5-like, translating into MPQYVEGLLLYSSNVVAMRKVVQPIRLEAGLRRLKISQAADDLKQFCRQNAPNDPQLTGVSSSTNPFRPQKVCSFL